Proteins from one Vanrija pseudolonga chromosome 8, complete sequence genomic window:
- the ALG14_1 gene encoding uncharacterized protein: MNVEVEYSDLEGVEGAEAILAAITPTSRAIKAAYNQLGDDGVEALVAALPPHIERLDLTDNEVGDRGLLTTLGYAARNSGLKHLSLAFNAIHLDEATTAPAIAALNAFHLESLTLFSNHLEPAAMTELFEHLSAPQLSTLQMSRCNVDDEAAAAIANYLSSPRAGALTTLDLGNNWLSALAVKDIIDAVESAHYGLVHLSLASHGLRGTRGCILFKPDYDPKADVAAPQLVEIVHELQSRLPGVLTRNRELCRRTMAAAARAR, from the exons acgtcgcgcgcaaTCAAAGCAGCGTACAACCAgctcggggacgacggcgtcgaggccctcgtcgctgcgtTGCCTCCCCACATTGAGCGCCTTGACCTCACAGACAACGAGGTGGGCGACCGCGGGCTGCTCACTACGCTGGGGTATGCCGCGCGCAATAGCGGGCTCAAGCACCTCTCGCTTGCCTTCAACGCAATTCAT CTTGACGAAGCGACCACCGCGCccgccatcgcggcgctcaacgccTTCCACCTCGAATCCCTCACCCTCTTCTCCAACCACCTCGAGCCGGCCGCCATGACCGAGCTATTCGAGCACCTCTCCGCGCCGCAGCTGTCAACACTCCAAATGAGCAGATgcaacgtcgacgacgaagcggccgccgccatcgcaaACTACCTCTCCTCACCGCGTGCTGGCGCTCTCACGACCCTCGACCTGGGGAACAACTGGCTCTCCGCTCTGGCGGTCAAGGACAtcatcgacgccgtcgagagcGCGCACTACGGCCTCGTACATCTGTCTCTTGCGTCTCACGGCCTGCGCGGAACACGCGGGTGTATCCTCTTCAAACCCGACTATGACCCCAAGGCCGatgtcgccgcgccgcagctggTTGAGATAGTGCACGAGCTGCAGAGCCGCCTGCCGGGCGTGCTGACGCGCAATAGGGAGCTGTGCCGGCGGAcaatggcggcggccgcgcgcgcgcggtaG